One genomic window of Methanosarcina acetivorans C2A includes the following:
- a CDS encoding metal-dependent hydrolase: MFIFGHIGITLGIFYSLNRLLPKKNIPVDFKWIAFGALLPDFIDKPLGRIILAETIGSGRIFAHTLLFAILLGMLAAYAFYQKGWTVPLIVAGASFCHLLEDQIWNSPEVLFWPFLGWKFPKDTFSGGFTEYFMKILNNSYNPASTDVFIPEIVGLSIILLFAASRIRSKIEAKNISSQTMKEKAKEQD; this comes from the coding sequence ATGTTTATCTTCGGGCATATAGGCATTACCCTGGGGATTTTCTATTCCTTGAACAGGTTATTGCCAAAAAAGAATATTCCGGTAGACTTTAAGTGGATCGCTTTTGGAGCTCTCCTGCCGGACTTTATCGACAAACCCCTTGGCAGGATAATCCTTGCTGAAACTATAGGAAGCGGGCGAATCTTTGCCCATACCCTCCTCTTTGCAATCCTGCTGGGGATGCTTGCAGCTTATGCCTTCTACCAGAAAGGCTGGACGGTACCCCTCATTGTTGCAGGAGCTTCATTCTGTCACCTGCTTGAAGACCAGATCTGGAACTCCCCTGAAGTCCTTTTCTGGCCGTTTCTGGGCTGGAAGTTTCCAAAAGATACGTTCTCCGGAGGTTTTACCGAATACTTCATGAAAATTTTGAATAATTCATACAATCCGGCTTCCACAGACGTATTTATCCCGGAAATAGTAGGGTTAAGCATTATACTCCTCTTTGCGGCAAGTCGGATCAGGTCAAAAATAGAAGCAAAAAATATCAGCTCTCAAACAATGAAAGAAAAAGCAAAGGAACAGGACTAA
- a CDS encoding HisA/HisF-related TIM barrel protein: MFRVVFVMDIFNRNVVLAKGGVRENYRPVSDSSAVCRTSAPLEIVEALRPREVYIADLNALQGKGPLDINAEVIREVSLKADTMLDFGVSCLGDVDRALSIAGTAVLGTETGKLSVIRDAVARCPGRISVSIDVKYGKLLKQDPEIPEDPFEIVKLLNELPLKDLIFLDLDRVGTASGFDPEFLHKLAETSIHDVLLAGGVRGMEDLFTLDRLGIKGALVATAIHSGEVPLEVMNLGLEQIKRDD, encoded by the coding sequence ATGTTCCGAGTAGTCTTTGTAATGGATATATTTAACCGTAACGTGGTTCTTGCAAAAGGCGGGGTAAGGGAGAATTATCGCCCTGTTTCGGATTCAAGTGCTGTGTGCAGAACCTCAGCTCCCCTGGAAATCGTGGAGGCTTTACGTCCAAGAGAAGTCTACATTGCCGATCTCAATGCCCTGCAGGGTAAAGGCCCTCTCGATATTAATGCGGAAGTTATCCGGGAAGTAAGTTTAAAAGCGGATACGATGCTTGACTTTGGGGTTTCCTGTCTGGGGGATGTGGACAGAGCCCTTTCCATTGCAGGAACTGCTGTTCTCGGGACCGAAACCGGCAAGCTTTCAGTAATCAGGGATGCAGTTGCCAGATGCCCGGGACGTATCAGTGTCAGTATCGATGTCAAGTATGGAAAGCTTCTGAAACAGGACCCTGAAATCCCGGAAGACCCCTTTGAAATTGTAAAGCTTCTTAACGAGCTTCCCTTAAAAGACCTGATATTCCTTGACCTCGACAGGGTCGGTACAGCTTCAGGTTTTGATCCGGAATTTCTGCACAAACTGGCTGAGACTTCCATACACGATGTACTGCTTGCAGGGGGGGTCAGGGGTATGGAAGACCTTTTCACTCTTGACAGGCTAGGTATAAAGGGCGCTCTGGTAGCAACTGCAATCCACTCAGGTGAGGTTCCTCTGGAAGTCATGAACCTGGGGCTTGAACAGATAAAACGGGATGATTGA
- a CDS encoding (5-formylfuran-3-yl)methyl phosphate synthase codes for MKLLVSPINREEAIIASLGGADIVDVKNPKEGSLGANFPWVIRDVKEVVNGRQPISATIGDFNYKPGTASLAALGAAVAGADYIKVGLYDIQTEAQALELLTKITLAVKDYDPSKKVVASGYSDYKRINSISPLLLPAVAAEAGVDVVMVDTGIKDGKSTFEFMDEQELKEFTDLAHEHGLENAIAGSLKFEDLPVLERIGPDIIGVRGMVCGGDRRTAIRQELVEKLVAECQI; via the coding sequence ATGAAACTGCTTGTAAGTCCAATCAACAGGGAGGAGGCGATTATCGCTTCTTTAGGCGGCGCGGACATTGTAGATGTCAAAAACCCAAAAGAAGGTTCCCTCGGAGCCAATTTCCCCTGGGTAATCAGAGATGTTAAAGAGGTTGTAAACGGCAGGCAGCCGATAAGCGCAACAATAGGGGACTTCAACTACAAACCCGGAACTGCCTCCCTTGCAGCCCTTGGGGCAGCAGTCGCAGGAGCAGACTACATAAAAGTAGGGCTTTATGATATCCAGACTGAAGCACAAGCCCTTGAACTGCTTACGAAGATCACACTAGCTGTAAAAGACTATGACCCCTCAAAAAAGGTTGTTGCCTCAGGATATTCGGACTACAAACGCATAAACTCGATTTCTCCTCTCTTACTTCCCGCAGTTGCCGCAGAGGCCGGAGTAGATGTGGTCATGGTAGATACAGGCATCAAGGACGGAAAATCTACCTTCGAATTTATGGATGAACAGGAACTGAAGGAATTTACTGACCTTGCTCATGAGCACGGGCTTGAAAATGCAATTGCCGGTTCCCTGAAATTTGAAGACCTCCCGGTACTCGAAAGGATAGGTCCCGACATAATTGGAGTCCGGGGAATGGTTTGTGGCGGAGATCGAAGAACTGCAATCAGGCAGGAACTTGTAGAAAAGCTCGTGGCTGAATGCCAGATCTAA